The Triplophysa rosa linkage group LG3, Trosa_1v2, whole genome shotgun sequence genome has a segment encoding these proteins:
- the LOC130551707 gene encoding troponin I, slow skeletal muscle-like produces MLTTEKEDKQRERETTLSERVPPLQLSGLSVQDLQALCRDLHQKIDVVDEERYDIAAKVTKNEKEVTDLNIKITELRGKMKRPALKRVKISADAMLGALLGSKVKESVDFKANLKTVKKEEEKKEEVTDWRKNVEAMSGMEGRKKLFDAGQ; encoded by the exons ATGCTCACAACGGAAAAAGAggataaacagagagagagagagaccacctTGAGTGAGAGAGTCCCACCTCTGCAACTCTCCGGTCTGTCCGTTCAAGATCTTCAG GCTCTCTGCAGAGACCTCCATCAGAAGATTGATGTTGTAGATGAGGAGAGGTATGATATCGCCGCCAAGGTGACTAAAAACGAAAAAGAG GTTACAGATTTGAATATAAAGATCACTGAACTTAGAGGCAAAATGAAGAGACCTGCTCTCAAGAGGGTGAAGATCTCTGCCGATGCCATGTTAGGTGCTCTTCTGGGCTCCAAGGTCAAAGAATCTGTGGATTTCAAAGCCAACCTTAAAACAGTCAAGAAGGAAGAGGAGAAG AAAGAAGAGGTCACCGACTGGCGTAAGAATGTGGAGGCCATGTCTGGAATGGAAGGCAGGAAGAAGCTGTTTGATGCTGGTCAATAG